ATGACCAAGAGGCGGTATCGCCATGAGCGAATTGCACTCTTCAGCAAGTGGCAATGAACATTTTTTTAGAACACCTTCATAACTGTTATGCCGGTTACGTTGGATTCTGCTCTGAGCCGAAAGGACCGAGACAGAAGGGACGATCGCGAGTGACTCTTTTTTGCCTTTCGGACTTTTTAGCAAGTATGTGCTAAAAGGTTTTTTTTATTGTGTCTAACTTATTTACACAAAGGAGGCTGTGTCACAATGGCAGGCAAACAACCACTGAACATCGTAAAGATGAAGAACATGAAGAAGAAGGGTGTACCGATCACCATGCTGACCGCGTATGATTATCCTTCCGCCAAACTGGCGGAGGAAGCGGATATTGATATGATATTGGTAGGAGATTCCCTCGGTAATGTCGTGCTTGGCTATAACTCCACCATTCCGGTTACGCTTGACGACATGGTATACCATACCCGTGCAGTCGCTCGTGGGGCGGAAGAAACGTTCATCGTAGCGGATATGCCGTTTATGACCTACCACGGAGATATTGATGAAAGTCTCCGCGGGGTGCGGAGATTGATGCAGGAAGGCCATGCGCATGCCGTCAAAATGGAAGGCGGAGAAGAAATCGCCGGCACCGTGAAACGGATTGTACAGTCCGGCGTACCGGTGCTGGGCCATATCGGGCTGACGCCTCAGTCGGTGAATCAGATTGGCGGCTACCGCATACAGGGCAAGGATGCCCAAGACGCGCAGCGGCTCATGAATGATGCGAAGGCACTTGAAGCGGCTGGAGCATTTGCCATTGTATTGGAGCTGGTTACGGAAGAGGCGGCAGCAGAAATATCCAAAGCGCTGAGCATACCGACGATTGGCATCGGAGCGGGCCGCTACTGTGACGGTCAGGTGCTGGTATTCCATGATATATTGAAGTACGCGTCCCCTTATCGGGACAAACGTTTCGTGAAAACCTACGCCGATGTCGGTTCCATCATCCGTGAAGGCATCACGCAGTACGTGAAGGAAGTGAAGGACCGCTCATTCCCGGCCGAGGAGCATGTTTTTAAGGCCGAGAATCATGCAGCTTCCGAAACGACAAGCACATTATATGGGAGTCAAAAGGAGAAGGTGGGCACGACATCATGAAAGTGATTCGCACCATTGCGGAATTAAGATCAGAACTTAAGGACCGCCGAGAATCCGGCAGTGGTCCGGTAGGACTTGTGCCTACGATGGGTTATTTGCATGAAGGGCACGCCAGCCTGATGCGCAAGGCGCGGGAAATGGCAGGTACGGTGGTCGCCAGTATCTTTGTCAATCCGATTCAATTCGGACCGGGTGAGGATTATGAGACCTACCCTCGGGATGAGGCACGCGATCTGGCGTTGGCGGAATCCGAAGGGGTGAATGTGGTTTTTATTCCCACGGTTCAGGAAATGTATCCCCAGCCGACCAAAACGAAGATTGCCGTATCGGAAATTACGTCATTATTGTGCGGGGCCTCCCGTCCCGGGCATTTTGACGGTGTTACCACGGTTGTTAATAAATTGTTTAATATCGTAAAACCTGACTATGCTTTCTTCGGAATGAAGGATGCCCAGCAGGTGGCCGTGATTGAGCAAATGGTGCAGGACTTGAACATGGACGTGACCATCGTGCCTTGTCCGATCATTCGCGAAGCTGACGGTCTCGCTCTAAGCTCGCGCAACGTGTATTTGAAGCCGGAAGAGCGGGAACAGGCACTTGTGCTGTCGGGCTCATTACGGACGGCTCAGGAGGCAATCCGGCAGGGACAAGCGACGACGGCAGGAGAGATCCGTGCGTTTCTTCGGGATTATATATCCCGGTCCCCGCTCGCAGACATTGATTATGCAGAATTGCTCACTTTCCCGGAACTTGTTCCTGTGGAAAATTCATATCGCATTGCGGATGAAGGCAGAACCGTCATTATGGCGCTGGCCGTACGATTTGGCCGTACCCGCCTCATTGACAATGCGTTACTTCAACCAAAAGTAGGGGGATCCCATGTTTAGAACAATGATGAAATCCAAAATCCACCGCGCAACGGTGACGGAAGCCAATCTGAACTATGTGGGCAGCATTACCATTGATGAGGATCTGATGGAGGCTGCAGATCTTCTGGAGAATGAAAAAGTTCAAATCGTGAACAATAACAATGGCGCCCGTTTGGAAACGTACGTGATCAAAGGCGAACGCGGCAGCGGCGTGATTTGCCTGAACGGGGCAGCTGCAAGGCTTGTACAGCCTGGCGACAACGTCATCATCATTTCTTACGCCATGATGTCCAAAGAGGAATACGACAATCACACCCCAACGGTCGTGATCGTTGACGAATTGAATAAGCCGGTAAACACGGAATACCGTGAGGTTCACGCCGCGGTTCTCTAAAGGTCTCCTAAGAACCAAAATGTGTCGGGACCTTAAAGGGATGAAAAGACCGTCTTCTACAGAAAATGAGTGCAGGTCGACGCACTGATCTCATTTTTCCGCTAAGGGTGGGATGCAGCTATGTTTCAACATGTATTCGCTGAAATGAACAACATGTTAGATGAAATTGTGAAGCATTACCCTTCTGCTCAAGGTCCCCAAAAACAGGCGCTGGTACAAAACTGGAACATGCTTAAAAGCATGAGCGAGGGCATTATCGAGGAATGGCTCCATTTTGAAGAGAAGATGGCCATCTTCCGCGAGAGTGCCGCCTCGCCTCCTGTTTTTCCACCGACCGAAGCGCCTGAATTGCAGCTTGATGCATTTATTCGCGGTCAAGGTTATTACAAGTTGTTGATGTTCCAGCCGGCCATACAGCAGTTTGAGGCGGCCGCCACCGTATTTCCGGATAGCCTTCTGATCAAGCTGTATATTGCGATGTCCCATCTTTATTTGGGGCAAACCATACCGGCATCCGATGTATTGGTGTCCATCCTGCCCCTGGCAGACAACAAAAAGATGCGGGCGATGATTTACAATGCGCTTGGATGCATCGAGGTGTTGAATGGACAGCAAGGGAAGGCCGAGGAGCATTTCGCACTGGCGATTCACAGCGACCCGACGCTTCCTGACCCCATTATCAATTTGGAGGTCTGCAAGCAGAATCGAGGGGAACTCCAGTACGGCAGCCAATTGATCTCTTTGCTGTAAAAATCAAGCCAAAACAAGAAGCGATGTCAGAGCTCATCCTTGAGACTTTGGTATCGCTTTTTGCCGTATGGAGCTAACGGAGGAGAGCGGGGATTTTGTACCCGGAATGTTCAAAACCCGCAACTTCTGGTATGCTGTTAATTAGTCTGGAGGAAAGGGATTTTATCGAAATGAAATTTGCCGTATTGGATTTTGAAACCACGGGCAACCAGTCAGCAGATGAGATCATTCAGGTTGGACTGGCCATCATCGAAGAGGATCGAAGCATCTCCCGCGTATACGGCACCTATGTCAATCCCGGGATTCCGATCCCTCCTTTTATTACCGGTTTGACCGGCATTTCCGACAGTGATGTAGCGGATGCTCCGTCATTGGAAGAAATGATGATGGGACTCGTGCCCATGCTCGACGATGTTGTATTGGTTGGGCACAATGTCGCTTTTGATTTTAACTTTTTGCAAAATGCACTCGATCGCTGCGGCTATTTACCGTTCAGCGGCCGAATTCTAGATACGATGCACTTCTTAAAAATATGTTTTCCCTCGCTTCCTTCTTATCAGCTTGGGATGGTGTCCTCTCATTTCGGCCTGGAGCATGACCGTCCGCATCAGGCGGACAGCGATGCACTTGCCACAGCCTATGCGCTGCTGAAATGCCTGGAGGAGATCGATGAGCTTCCTCTGCTTACCGTGCAGCGGTTAAGCGACCTGTTTGCCGACGAGGACAGCGACTTGGCCTGGTTCTTTGACGGCATCCGTGCCGACAGGGAGCTCCAGGCAGTACAAGCCGGAGACACCCATACGTACTATCGTCAATTTGCCCTGGCCGTTGACGATTGGAACGATATAACGCCTGCCAGGGATGAGACGGAGCCTAATCCCTTGGCTGATGTAAGCTTTGAGCAATACATGAATGATGTCCGTGAACGTCTAAAGGAAACGCTGCCTCATTACGAGAGCAGGGATGCCCAGGACATGATGTTTCAGGAAGTGATGCAGGCACTCGATAACAATAAACATTTATTGATCGAAGCCGGCACGGGAACAGGCAAATCCCTCGGGTATTTGCTGCCGGCGATTTATCAAAGCGTGAAGCAGGAACAGAAGGTTATGGTGAGCACGCATACGATCAACCTTCAAGAACAGCTGCGTGACCGGGATATTCCCCTGCTCACCCAGGTTGTTCCTTTTCCTTTTAAAGCGGCTATTTTCAAGGGAAGAGGCCATTATTTGTGTTTGAGAAAATTTGAACATAAAATAAATAGAAGAGATTTTCATTCCCCGAAGGAAGATGTGATCACCGCAGCGCAAATGCTGGTTTGGTTGACCCAGACGGAGAACGGGGATGATGAGGAGCTGAACCTTGGCGGCCGTGGAGGGGATTTCTGGGAGACCATCTCCAGCGATTCGGATTCCTGCCTGGGCCGTGCCTGCCCATGGTTCCGCAAATGCTATTATCACAGGGCCAAACATGAAGCGGGCATCGCGGATGTTGTCATTACGAACCATTCGAAGCTGTTCACCGACGTGAAAGCGAATCACCAGCTGCTTCCGAGTTATGAGCGTCTCGTCATCGATGAAGCGCATCATCTGGAGGACGTCGCGGGCAAGCACCTTGGCTTGCAGATGAAATATTTTTCGGTTGTCCATACGTTGACCCGTATGTACAAAGACAGCCGAAGCGGTCAGCTTCCGGCTCTTCGCCAGCTGCTGCAAGCGTCGTCCCATGAGAAGGCTGTCGAGTGGTCTTCCATCATCGACCGGATTTATCCGGATCTGATCACCGTCAAAGAGAATTGGGACCGGCTCAGCGACCAATTGTTCGGACTTCTTCCGGAGCGCGGAGACGCGACTCCGGGGGATGCCGGTCAATTCTCGCTTCGCTTATCGCCGCTGAAGAAGCCGAAGGATTGGAATTCGCTGGCCGAGCTGGAGCATCAAATCCATCTGACGCTGGGTGATGTCGTTCGCAAGGGTGACAAGCTGATTGCCGAAATGAAGGAAGATCTGGACGACTACAGCGCGGACAGTCTGTTAACAGACCTATCGGGTCTGTTTAAGGACCTGGCGGCACACCGCGAGGACCTGAGGACCTTCATGTCCCTGAACGATGAGGGCACGGTTTACTGGATGGAGGCGAACGGCAACTTCCGCGGCAAATCGCTGCAGCTTTATGCGGTGCCTGTCGACGTCAGCACCCACTTAAAGGAATTGTTTTTTGACAAAAAACAAAGCGTGATCCTGACATCGGCGACCTTGTCGGTGGACAAATCGTTTCAGTTCATGATCGAGAACTTGGGTCTTCAGGAAGCGGCAGATAACGGCAACCTGAACACGGTCCTGCTGC
This Paenibacillus sp. JZ16 DNA region includes the following protein-coding sequences:
- the panB gene encoding 3-methyl-2-oxobutanoate hydroxymethyltransferase, with protein sequence MAGKQPLNIVKMKNMKKKGVPITMLTAYDYPSAKLAEEADIDMILVGDSLGNVVLGYNSTIPVTLDDMVYHTRAVARGAEETFIVADMPFMTYHGDIDESLRGVRRLMQEGHAHAVKMEGGEEIAGTVKRIVQSGVPVLGHIGLTPQSVNQIGGYRIQGKDAQDAQRLMNDAKALEAAGAFAIVLELVTEEAAAEISKALSIPTIGIGAGRYCDGQVLVFHDILKYASPYRDKRFVKTYADVGSIIREGITQYVKEVKDRSFPAEEHVFKAENHAASETTSTLYGSQKEKVGTTS
- the panD gene encoding aspartate 1-decarboxylase codes for the protein MFRTMMKSKIHRATVTEANLNYVGSITIDEDLMEAADLLENEKVQIVNNNNGARLETYVIKGERGSGVICLNGAAARLVQPGDNVIIISYAMMSKEEYDNHTPTVVIVDELNKPVNTEYREVHAAVL
- the panC gene encoding pantoate--beta-alanine ligase gives rise to the protein MKVIRTIAELRSELKDRRESGSGPVGLVPTMGYLHEGHASLMRKAREMAGTVVASIFVNPIQFGPGEDYETYPRDEARDLALAESEGVNVVFIPTVQEMYPQPTKTKIAVSEITSLLCGASRPGHFDGVTTVVNKLFNIVKPDYAFFGMKDAQQVAVIEQMVQDLNMDVTIVPCPIIREADGLALSSRNVYLKPEEREQALVLSGSLRTAQEAIRQGQATTAGEIRAFLRDYISRSPLADIDYAELLTFPELVPVENSYRIADEGRTVIMALAVRFGRTRLIDNALLQPKVGGSHV
- the dinG gene encoding ATP-dependent DNA helicase DinG; the encoded protein is MKFAVLDFETTGNQSADEIIQVGLAIIEEDRSISRVYGTYVNPGIPIPPFITGLTGISDSDVADAPSLEEMMMGLVPMLDDVVLVGHNVAFDFNFLQNALDRCGYLPFSGRILDTMHFLKICFPSLPSYQLGMVSSHFGLEHDRPHQADSDALATAYALLKCLEEIDELPLLTVQRLSDLFADEDSDLAWFFDGIRADRELQAVQAGDTHTYYRQFALAVDDWNDITPARDETEPNPLADVSFEQYMNDVRERLKETLPHYESRDAQDMMFQEVMQALDNNKHLLIEAGTGTGKSLGYLLPAIYQSVKQEQKVMVSTHTINLQEQLRDRDIPLLTQVVPFPFKAAIFKGRGHYLCLRKFEHKINRRDFHSPKEDVITAAQMLVWLTQTENGDDEELNLGGRGGDFWETISSDSDSCLGRACPWFRKCYYHRAKHEAGIADVVITNHSKLFTDVKANHQLLPSYERLVIDEAHHLEDVAGKHLGLQMKYFSVVHTLTRMYKDSRSGQLPALRQLLQASSHEKAVEWSSIIDRIYPDLITVKENWDRLSDQLFGLLPERGDATPGDAGQFSLRLSPLKKPKDWNSLAELEHQIHLTLGDVVRKGDKLIAEMKEDLDDYSADSLLTDLSGLFKDLAAHREDLRTFMSLNDEGTVYWMEANGNFRGKSLQLYAVPVDVSTHLKELFFDKKQSVILTSATLSVDKSFQFMIENLGLQEAADNGNLNTVLLPSPFNYREQALLVVPRDFPSVKGSVGDALFVNTLVQSLADTAIATHGRMLVLFTSYRMLRQVHEPLKEALGSSDITVLGQGMDGTSRTKLIRRFQDSSASVLLGTSSFWEGVDIPGEALTCLAIVRLPFQPPNHPLVEAKSELLQQQKKNPFMKLSVPQAVIRFKQGFGRLVRTAQDKGIVIVYDTRVIESYYGKYFLYSLPGPKMEHMPTEGIVPRISKWLQEEAGIGNQAE